Below is a genomic region from Desulfurobacterium indicum.
TCGTCGGTGAGCCACCCGTCAGATTACCTTCGCTATCAAAAGTAAGAGTAGTGCTTCCAACCTGAGTGGTAGTATCTCCATCTGCATAAACGTGAACATCCCAGGAGTTTGTAGCCGCATCTGTGTGAACAAAGTAAAGATCAAGTGTATGAGGATTACCGAGAGAATCGTAAACAGTTACAGAATTAACATAATTGTAAGTTGTTGAATCGCTTGGATCAAAAGCTGCCGCGGATAGAACAGGTGCTCTTGAATCAAGGTTACTCGGTTCCTTCATTTTCACATAAGTAGTTTTTGCAGGCTGCATACTCATTGGAACATTAATACTACCGATAGAACCTGACATGTTTCCAACATCATCAAGCATCCATCCCTGAACCTTCATGCCAAGCATATTTATAAGATCACCGTTCGCATCAAGCCTAAACTCACCGTTCCTCGTGTAATAAGTAACACCGTCGTTAGACCTCACCATAAAAAAGCCTTCACCATCAAGAGCCATGTCAAGAGGATTATTGGTGTTCATAAAAGTTCCTTGAGAAAAATCTTTCACTGTTGCACCTACAAAAACACCCCCTCCTATCTCCCTATTTATCGGAGAACCGTTACTATAAGTGGTAAGACTGCTTGCAAGTAAATCTTCAAAAACTGCTCTTTCAGATTTATATCCTACAGTGTTAACATTCGCTATATTATCTGAAATAACCGAAAGCCAATTTTTTTCTGCGTTTAATCCAGTAAAAGCGGTATAGAATGACTGTAACATATCACCCTCCTATTCCAACAAGTTTAGAATCATCTATCGTAAATGAAGAGGTACTTAAAACAATAGAACCATCATTTTCTTTTTCCACACCGGTAATGAGAGCCTGACTTAAAACTGTCGCATTAACAGGATTACCGTT
It encodes:
- a CDS encoding flagellar hook protein FlgE, which gives rise to MLQSFYTAFTGLNAEKNWLSVISDNIANVNTVGYKSERAVFEDLLASSLTTYSNGSPINREIGGGVFVGATVKDFSQGTFMNTNNPLDMALDGEGFFMVRSNDGVTYYTRNGEFRLDANGDLINMLGMKVQGWMLDDVGNMSGSIGSINVPMSMQPAKTTYVKMKEPSNLDSRAPVLSAAAFDPSDSTTYNYVNSVTVYDSLGNPHTLDLYFVHTDAATNSWDVHVYADGDTTTQVGSTTLTFDSEGNLTGGSPTTVSVNLTNGATSPMNISLQFDGMRQVASDFIFYAEQDGNSKGDLMAVSVSEDGIIKASYTNGKVKDIARLAIATFKDKEILTRKGSWLYLPNQQTFTPVIMPGGVISKIRSGMLEMSNVDIASEFINLITAQRAYQANARVITTDDQILQETMNIKR